The following proteins come from a genomic window of Pseudomonas marvdashtae:
- a CDS encoding DUF883 family protein, which translates to MASTSLRKASLQSMEAEIESLLKSLESLKDDASDESRKTLKSLKANAESALKHSRHLLSDAYEEVKVKTRETGIATRDYAQEHPWTTAGVAVGALGLLAAYLLCKRGD; encoded by the coding sequence ATGGCCAGCACTTCGTTACGCAAAGCCTCGTTGCAAAGCATGGAAGCGGAGATCGAGAGTCTGCTCAAGTCGTTGGAAAGCCTGAAGGACGACGCCTCGGACGAGTCGCGTAAGACCCTCAAGTCGCTGAAGGCAAATGCCGAAAGCGCGCTGAAACATTCTCGGCATCTGCTGAGCGATGCCTATGAAGAGGTCAAGGTGAAAACCCGCGAAACCGGGATCGCCACGCGCGACTACGCTCAAGAACACCCTTGGACCACCGCCGGTGTCGCGGTTGGAGCACTGGGTTTGTTGGCCGCCTACTTGCTGTGCAAACGCGGCGACTGA
- a CDS encoding dodecin produces MSDHHTYKKVELVGSSPTSIEDAINNALAEASKSLKHLEWFEVTETRGHIENGRAAHFQVTIKVGFRIANS; encoded by the coding sequence ATGAGTGATCATCACACGTACAAAAAAGTCGAGCTGGTCGGCTCGTCTCCCACCAGCATTGAAGACGCCATCAACAATGCCTTGGCCGAGGCCAGCAAAAGCCTCAAGCATCTGGAGTGGTTTGAAGTCACGGAAACCCGCGGCCACATCGAAAACGGCCGGGCCGCGCATTTCCAGGTGACCATCAAAGTCGGATTCCGGATCGCCAATAGCTGA
- a CDS encoding DUF1161 domain-containing protein codes for MKKLMVALGLLSLASGAFAAGKPCEELKGEIAAKLDAKGVSGYSLEIVDKGAAADAKVVGTCEGGAKEIVYKRG; via the coding sequence ATGAAAAAGTTGATGGTGGCCCTGGGTTTGCTGAGCCTTGCGAGCGGTGCGTTTGCGGCTGGTAAGCCCTGTGAAGAGTTGAAAGGCGAAATCGCAGCGAAGCTGGACGCCAAGGGCGTGTCAGGTTATTCGCTGGAAATCGTCGATAAAGGCGCAGCGGCTGACGCAAAAGTCGTCGGCACCTGTGAGGGCGGTGCGAAGGAAATCGTCTACAAGAGGGGTTGA
- a CDS encoding LLM class flavin-dependent oxidoreductase: MKQLSEVKFSTLDLVPVRADGNAAQSLRNSLDLAQHVEKFGYTRFWVAEHHNMDGIASSATAVLLGYLAGGTSTIRVGSGGVMLPNHAPLVIAEQFGTLESLFPGRIDLGLGRAPGSDQITARALRRERSGSADDFPEDVTELMRYLGPRTPDQRIIAMPGTGTNVPVWLLGSSLFSAQLAGERGLPYAFASHFAPRFMHEAIRIYRSHFKPSAVLDKPYVMLGVPLVAADTDEQADYLATSVYQRILALMRGQSLVQRPPVETMNGLWLPHEKEAVGDFLGLAMIGGPQKIRAKLEVLIEQTQADELIFTSDLYEHADRLHSYELLAQVMKG; the protein is encoded by the coding sequence ATGAAACAGCTGTCCGAAGTTAAATTTTCTACCCTTGACCTTGTGCCCGTTCGTGCTGACGGCAACGCCGCCCAGTCCTTGCGAAACTCGCTGGACCTGGCGCAGCACGTGGAAAAATTCGGCTATACCCGATTCTGGGTGGCGGAACACCATAATATGGACGGCATCGCCAGCTCCGCGACCGCTGTTCTGCTGGGCTATCTGGCAGGGGGCACTTCGACCATTCGCGTTGGCTCCGGCGGGGTAATGCTGCCGAATCACGCGCCGTTGGTGATCGCCGAGCAGTTCGGCACGCTTGAGAGCCTCTTTCCTGGCCGGATCGACCTTGGGCTGGGACGCGCGCCCGGTTCCGACCAGATAACCGCCCGGGCCCTGCGCCGTGAACGTTCCGGCAGCGCCGATGATTTCCCGGAAGACGTGACCGAATTGATGCGCTACCTCGGCCCGCGGACGCCGGACCAACGCATCATCGCCATGCCCGGCACCGGGACCAACGTGCCGGTGTGGTTGTTGGGTTCAAGTTTGTTCAGCGCGCAGCTGGCCGGTGAGCGCGGCTTGCCCTACGCCTTCGCCTCGCATTTCGCACCGCGTTTCATGCACGAGGCGATCCGCATCTACCGCAGCCACTTCAAACCGTCGGCGGTGCTCGACAAGCCCTATGTCATGCTCGGCGTGCCGCTGGTGGCGGCGGACACCGACGAACAGGCCGATTACCTGGCAACGTCGGTGTACCAGCGGATCCTCGCACTGATGCGCGGCCAGAGCTTGGTGCAACGTCCACCTGTTGAAACCATGAACGGCCTCTGGCTGCCCCATGAGAAAGAAGCGGTGGGCGACTTCCTCGGCCTGGCCATGATCGGCGGTCCGCAGAAGATCCGCGCCAAGTTGGAAGTGCTGATCGAGCAAACCCAGGCCGATGAGCTGATTTTCACCAGTGATCTCTATGAGCACGCTGACCGCCTGCATTCGTACGAACTGCTGGCGCAGGTGATGAAGGGCTGA
- a CDS encoding OsmC family protein, with product MAIVKKASAHWEGDLKTGIGSISTETGVLREAPYGFKARFEGGKGTNPEELIGAAHAGCFSMAFSMILGDAGLKADSIDTNAEVTLDQVDGGFAITAVKLILKAKIPGASQQQFEELSNKAKEGCPVSKVLNAKITLEASLVS from the coding sequence ATGGCTATCGTCAAGAAAGCATCGGCTCACTGGGAAGGTGACCTGAAGACCGGAATCGGCTCGATCTCCACGGAAACCGGCGTGTTGCGTGAAGCGCCCTATGGCTTCAAGGCCCGTTTTGAAGGCGGCAAGGGCACCAACCCCGAGGAATTGATCGGCGCGGCCCACGCGGGCTGCTTCTCCATGGCATTTTCGATGATCCTCGGCGACGCCGGGCTCAAGGCCGACAGCATCGACACCAATGCCGAAGTCACGCTGGACCAGGTTGACGGCGGCTTTGCGATTACGGCGGTGAAGCTGATTCTCAAGGCCAAAATCCCCGGCGCCAGCCAGCAGCAATTCGAAGAGCTGAGCAATAAAGCCAAGGAAGGTTGCCCGGTTTCCAAGGTCCTCAATGCCAAGATCACCCTGGAGGCATCGCTGGTAAGTTGA
- a CDS encoding DUF1161 domain-containing protein yields MKRFALAVIGCTLATSTLAAPKSCDELKAEIEAKIQANNVSSYTLEIVSNDEAHDQNMVVGSCENGTKKIIYQKNDR; encoded by the coding sequence ATGAAACGTTTTGCCCTGGCAGTCATCGGTTGCACCTTGGCCACTTCGACCCTCGCGGCACCTAAATCCTGCGACGAACTAAAAGCGGAAATCGAAGCGAAGATCCAGGCTAATAACGTGTCGTCGTACACCTTGGAAATCGTCAGCAATGACGAAGCGCACGATCAGAACATGGTGGTGGGCAGTTGCGAAAACGGCACGAAGAAGATCATCTACCAGAAGAACGACCGCTAG
- a CDS encoding aminopeptidase, translating into MIRQRSRHRLLDRVFRILFPALVLLLLNGCSSVSYYSQLASGQLRLLQAREPIDRVIADPARDPTLRAHLAQARKARAFASAHLHLPDNKSYRLYADIDRPFVVWNVFATQEFSLAPQNHCFPIAGCVAYRGYYSQSAARGEAALQRLRGMDVSIGGVEAYSTLGWFNDPILSSMLHWGDERLATLIFHELAHQRFYVKDDTEFNESFATFVEQQGTRQWRAHRGLAPDNGNKVRQRDQFIQLILDTRQRLETLYAQPLPADQMRQRKAAEFERLRADYAQMRDTQWAGDKRYDAWVYAPLNNARLLPFGLYDQWVPAFAALFERENGDWVAFYAAVENLGRLPVDERKAALKALSASKPLPP; encoded by the coding sequence TTGATCAGGCAGCGTTCACGCCATCGGTTACTCGACCGTGTTTTCCGGATTTTGTTTCCCGCCCTCGTGCTTTTGTTACTCAACGGTTGCTCCAGCGTCAGCTACTACAGCCAGCTCGCCAGCGGACAACTGCGACTGCTGCAAGCCCGGGAGCCGATCGACCGGGTCATCGCCGACCCCGCCCGCGACCCAACGTTGCGCGCTCATCTGGCCCAGGCGCGCAAGGCCCGGGCGTTCGCCAGCGCCCACCTGCACCTGCCCGATAACAAAAGCTATCGCCTGTACGCGGACATTGATCGCCCCTTCGTCGTCTGGAATGTCTTCGCCACGCAGGAATTTTCCCTGGCACCGCAAAACCATTGCTTCCCCATCGCCGGTTGCGTCGCGTATCGCGGCTACTACAGCCAAAGCGCCGCCCGAGGCGAGGCCGCGTTGCAGCGCTTGCGGGGTATGGATGTATCGATTGGCGGCGTGGAGGCTTATTCGACCTTGGGCTGGTTCAACGACCCGATCCTCAGTTCGATGCTGCACTGGGGCGACGAGCGCCTGGCGACGCTGATCTTTCATGAACTGGCGCACCAGCGGTTCTACGTAAAGGACGATACGGAATTCAACGAATCCTTTGCCACCTTCGTCGAGCAGCAAGGCACCCGGCAATGGCGCGCCCATCGCGGACTGGCGCCGGACAACGGCAACAAGGTGCGCCAACGCGACCAATTCATCCAACTGATCCTCGACACCCGCCAGCGGCTGGAAACCCTCTACGCCCAACCGCTGCCGGCCGATCAGATGCGCCAGCGCAAGGCTGCGGAATTTGAACGACTGCGCGCCGACTACGCGCAAATGCGCGATACCCAATGGGCCGGCGACAAGCGTTATGACGCGTGGGTCTATGCACCACTGAACAACGCACGGCTACTGCCCTTCGGCCTGTATGACCAATGGGTGCCGGCGTTTGCGGCGTTGTTCGAACGTGAGAATGGGGATTGGGTTGCGTTTTATGCGGCGGTGGAAAACCTTGGCCGGTTGCCGGTGGATGAGCGCAAGGCAGCCTTGAAGGCGCTCAGTGCAAGCAAGCCCCTACCACCATAA
- a CDS encoding serine/threonine-protein kinase, protein MTPDIPSVGQDRPICFALASSATAPGQQRIGDVPKILSGRYCLERMLGAGGMGVVYRTRDLLYEQFGDPDPYIALKMLREDFDESPDASALLYSEFALTRRLFHPNVLRPYTFEVDAVHKQAFITMELMRGLTLDKLLCERPLGLPWPELKAIALPLLDAMAYAHHRGVRHGDVKPSNIMLGEEGVRLFDFGLGLAEEGPLKDLPSLNRQCLNAWTPGYAAPELLEGSPLSARADLYSLACVLYELACGKHPYRRLPSNQARDTGLERQLKAPRNLPRRCWPSLRTTLAFDPERRSLNAAQLREVWAGGSLWW, encoded by the coding sequence GTGACTCCAGATATCCCAAGTGTTGGCCAGGACCGTCCCATTTGTTTTGCCCTTGCATCATCCGCTACGGCCCCGGGCCAGCAACGTATCGGCGACGTACCGAAAATATTATCGGGACGTTATTGTCTTGAGCGCATGCTCGGGGCGGGCGGTATGGGAGTCGTGTATCGCACCCGAGATTTGCTGTACGAACAATTCGGAGACCCAGATCCGTACATTGCGCTGAAAATGCTCAGGGAGGACTTTGACGAGTCGCCCGACGCAAGCGCGCTGCTCTATAGCGAGTTTGCCCTGACCCGTCGCCTGTTTCACCCCAACGTATTGCGTCCATACACTTTCGAAGTGGACGCCGTTCACAAGCAGGCGTTTATCACCATGGAGTTGATGCGCGGCTTGACCCTGGACAAATTGCTTTGTGAACGTCCACTCGGTTTGCCTTGGCCTGAGCTGAAAGCGATTGCGCTGCCACTGCTCGATGCCATGGCGTATGCGCACCACCGAGGCGTACGGCACGGCGACGTCAAGCCTAGCAACATCATGTTGGGCGAAGAAGGGGTGCGACTTTTTGATTTTGGCCTGGGCCTGGCCGAAGAAGGCCCTCTGAAAGACTTGCCCTCCTTGAACCGGCAATGTCTCAATGCCTGGACCCCAGGCTACGCCGCCCCCGAGTTGCTTGAAGGATCTCCCCTGTCCGCCCGCGCCGATCTCTATAGCCTGGCTTGCGTACTTTATGAACTGGCATGCGGCAAACATCCCTACCGGCGTTTACCTTCAAACCAGGCGCGCGATACCGGGCTGGAGCGCCAACTCAAGGCACCGCGCAACCTGCCCAGGCGCTGTTGGCCGTCGTTGCGTACGACGCTGGCCTTCGATCCCGAACGGCGCAGCCTCAATGCGGCGCAACTGCGTGAGGTGTGGGCGGGTGGTTCGTTATGGTGGTAG
- a CDS encoding PP2C family protein-serine/threonine phosphatase, with protein sequence MHDASRWRSAARTDPGKVRPRNEDTFLDCPERGLWAVADGMGGYPGGDIASQLIVANLAELPLCPDIGQRSRAVRQCLHWTNRRLSQELTVTAENPLGTTGSTAVVLLLEGNRAVCIWAGDSRCYLWRGQRLYQLSRDHSLRQRLIDEQHISLDEADAHPAAKALTRAVGASPELKLEVLELEVQRGDTFLLCSDGLYQEVSSAALGDAMGLSSPYKIMERLFEGALIGLARDNLTAVVICS encoded by the coding sequence ATGCATGACGCCAGCCGCTGGCGTAGCGCCGCGCGTACGGACCCTGGAAAGGTCCGCCCAAGGAACGAGGATACTTTCCTGGACTGCCCGGAGCGGGGATTATGGGCGGTTGCCGACGGGATGGGCGGTTATCCGGGCGGCGATATTGCCAGTCAGTTGATTGTAGCCAACCTGGCCGAGCTACCTCTTTGCCCAGATATCGGGCAGCGCTCGAGAGCCGTGCGCCAATGTCTGCACTGGACCAATCGGCGCTTGAGCCAGGAACTGACCGTCACGGCTGAAAATCCACTTGGTACCACAGGGAGCACAGCCGTGGTGCTGCTGTTGGAAGGCAATCGTGCCGTTTGTATCTGGGCAGGCGATAGTCGTTGTTACCTATGGCGCGGACAACGGCTCTATCAATTATCCAGAGACCACTCACTGCGCCAACGACTGATCGATGAACAACACATCAGCCTCGACGAGGCAGATGCCCATCCTGCGGCCAAGGCGTTGACCCGTGCGGTGGGCGCCTCTCCAGAGTTGAAGTTGGAAGTGCTGGAACTGGAAGTCCAGCGCGGCGATACGTTCTTGCTTTGCAGCGACGGCTTGTATCAGGAAGTCAGCAGCGCAGCGCTCGGTGACGCAATGGGTTTGAGTTCGCCGTACAAGATAATGGAGCGTCTCTTTGAAGGCGCTCTGATTGGTTTGGCACGGGATAATCTGACGGCAGTGGTGATCTGCAGTTGA